A single region of the Pontibacter kalidii genome encodes:
- a CDS encoding ABC transporter permease: MLKNYLKVALRNLARNKVYSAINVGGLAIGIAACMLIFLYVKDELSYDRHHSKADNIYRITRDFLSDDGSVSLHLARVAPPFGPLLQQDFPEIERIARTLRTTLTVEDAEKQKTFREEGIYFAEPAFVDIFDINMLKGSAHEALQEPYSILLSDKMAEKYYPHEEAVGKVLKLNETLTFKVSGVFKSFPENSHMHPDFLASFSTLNDTTVYGAEALKTNYGNNSFPTYLLLQSEEQAKSLQAQLPAFLDRHLSGTNHARSRKPSEFTNLYLQKLTDIHLKSNLDSELEVNGDIDSIMVLGAVAIVILLIASINYVNLSTARSTSRAKEVGVRKVIGAAKHNLVLQFLLESVLITTIATILALGMTELALPWLNEFTGKNITTTLLSDKWVLLLVLTLPLVVGVLAGLYPAFYLSHFQAATVLKGSLSSSSKNPMLRKTLVVLQFSISTVLIIATGIIYQQLMYMQQKDLGFDSNQLVVLPNSSNLTPKYEAFKAELMKSSTIQGVGRSSLVPTDQLLNSMGAQVSKGGNLAPTSATIKFVTIDHDMLDVYKVKMAAGRNFDRKFASDDTAAYIINEAAARMIGWHDPNIAIDQTLSYGGNNGRIVGVAQDFHFESLHKEISPMVFMISDSQGYSNISVKVAGDTKAALAHMEETWQEFLPKVPFSYQFIDDLYEKSYQDEVKKGQIFTIFSCIAILIACLGLFGLASFTTIQRTKEIGVRKVFGASVSGIVALISKDFLKLVLVANLLAWPIAWYAMRQWLSDFAYRIDISTDIFLLATLVAFAVAMVTISYQAIKAASSNPVDALRTE; encoded by the coding sequence ATGCTAAAAAACTACCTAAAGGTTGCCTTGCGTAACCTTGCCCGCAACAAAGTATATTCTGCTATAAACGTTGGTGGTTTGGCTATTGGGATAGCTGCCTGCATGCTCATCTTTCTTTATGTAAAGGATGAGCTTAGCTATGACCGTCACCACTCGAAAGCAGACAATATCTACCGCATAACACGCGACTTCCTTTCCGATGATGGCTCTGTTAGTCTTCACCTGGCACGCGTGGCCCCTCCTTTTGGTCCACTGCTGCAGCAGGATTTTCCTGAGATTGAGCGTATTGCCCGCACCCTGCGTACTACCCTGACCGTGGAGGATGCAGAAAAGCAGAAGACCTTCCGCGAAGAGGGCATCTACTTTGCCGAGCCTGCTTTTGTGGATATTTTTGACATCAACATGCTGAAAGGCAGTGCCCACGAAGCTCTTCAGGAGCCTTACTCAATCCTGCTCAGCGATAAAATGGCGGAGAAGTACTATCCGCATGAAGAGGCCGTAGGAAAAGTGCTAAAGTTGAATGAGACACTCACCTTCAAAGTTTCAGGCGTATTCAAGTCTTTCCCGGAGAATTCGCACATGCACCCTGACTTTCTCGCCTCTTTCTCTACCCTGAACGACACCACCGTGTATGGCGCAGAGGCTTTGAAAACAAACTACGGTAACAACTCTTTTCCTACCTACCTGCTGCTGCAGTCGGAGGAGCAGGCAAAAAGCCTGCAGGCCCAGCTCCCCGCTTTTCTGGATCGCCACCTGAGTGGCACCAACCATGCGCGAAGCCGCAAGCCTTCCGAGTTCACAAACTTATACTTGCAAAAGCTGACAGACATCCACCTGAAATCTAACCTGGATTCGGAACTGGAGGTAAACGGCGACATAGATAGTATCATGGTACTAGGCGCTGTAGCCATTGTCATACTTCTTATTGCCAGCATCAACTATGTAAACCTGAGTACAGCCCGGTCTACCAGCCGCGCCAAGGAGGTAGGCGTGCGCAAGGTGATTGGCGCTGCCAAACATAACCTGGTGCTTCAGTTTCTGCTGGAGTCCGTCCTGATCACCACCATTGCCACGATCCTGGCACTCGGTATGACGGAGCTTGCCCTACCCTGGCTAAACGAATTCACAGGTAAAAACATCACCACCACCCTGCTGTCTGATAAGTGGGTACTACTCCTTGTGCTTACCCTTCCGCTTGTGGTGGGGGTACTGGCAGGCTTGTACCCGGCCTTTTACTTATCGCACTTCCAGGCTGCCACCGTACTGAAAGGTTCCCTGAGCAGCAGCTCTAAAAACCCGATGCTACGCAAAACGCTGGTAGTGCTGCAGTTCTCTATTTCCACTGTGCTGATCATCGCCACGGGTATTATTTACCAGCAGCTGATGTATATGCAGCAGAAAGACCTTGGCTTCGATTCGAATCAGTTGGTGGTCCTGCCCAACAGCAGCAACCTCACGCCGAAGTATGAGGCTTTCAAGGCTGAGTTGATGAAATCGTCCACCATACAGGGCGTGGGCAGGTCTTCGCTGGTGCCTACCGACCAGCTGCTGAACTCCATGGGTGCCCAGGTAAGCAAAGGCGGCAACTTAGCCCCTACATCTGCTACTATAAAGTTTGTTACTATAGACCACGACATGCTGGATGTGTACAAGGTGAAGATGGCCGCTGGCCGCAACTTCGACCGTAAGTTTGCCAGCGACGACACGGCCGCATACATTATTAATGAGGCAGCCGCACGCATGATCGGCTGGCACGACCCGAATATAGCCATAGACCAAACCTTGAGCTATGGCGGTAACAACGGGCGCATTGTGGGGGTAGCCCAGGATTTTCACTTCGAGTCGCTGCACAAGGAGATCTCCCCCATGGTGTTCATGATCTCTGACTCGCAAGGGTATAGCAACATCTCTGTAAAAGTTGCAGGCGATACCAAAGCGGCGCTCGCCCACATGGAAGAAACCTGGCAGGAGTTTTTACCTAAAGTACCGTTCTCCTACCAGTTTATAGATGATCTTTATGAGAAGAGTTATCAGGATGAGGTGAAGAAAGGGCAGATATTCACCATATTCTCCTGCATCGCCATACTCATCGCCTGCCTTGGCCTGTTTGGTTTAGCCTCCTTCACCACCATACAGCGCACCAAGGAAATTGGGGTAAGAAAGGTTTTTGGGGCCTCCGTGTCGGGTATAGTGGCGCTTATCTCCAAGGACTTTCTGAAGCTGGTGTTGGTTGCGAACCTGCTTGCGTGGCCTATTGCCTGGTATGCCATGCGCCAATGGCTCTCCGATTTTGCCTACCGCATCGACATCAGCACCGACATTTTTTTACTGGCCACATTGGTTGCGTTTGCTGTGGCGATGGTTACCATAAGTTACCAGGCTATAAAAGCTGCATCGTCTAATCCCGTGGATGCGCTACGAACAGAATAA
- a CDS encoding efflux RND transporter periplasmic adaptor subunit has protein sequence MDRVIEKKKVTPKKILLIAGGALVLVLVLYNLLFAEHSSKLNVDSKRITVGQVSEGMFQEFIAIDGTVEPLKSFYLDITEGGRVEKIYTDDGRMVEKGDTILKLSNTTLQIDFMTRETQLYDLMNERQNSEITMKQDLIRKENDLAEIQYQLALAKRKYERNKMLIAEKVISREEYEASKDEFDYLTTRKTLAERSVKQDAQLMNDRLKQLDESIRRMEANIGMARNTLNNLYVTAPFTGQLSTLKAEVGESKAPGENIGQIDDLNGYKVKANIDEHYISRIHPGLNGTFDFNGKSYKVTVAKVFPEVQSNTFQVDLEFADGAPAGIRRGQTLQVKLNLNDGAQAILLPRGGFYQSTGGNWVFVVNEASGNAEKRRIKLGRQNPNYYEVLEGLQPGEKVVLSSYDSYGDIDQLELK, from the coding sequence ATGGATCGCGTAATTGAAAAGAAAAAAGTAACGCCGAAGAAAATACTCCTCATAGCAGGCGGCGCCCTGGTGCTGGTACTGGTGCTCTACAACCTGTTGTTTGCCGAACACAGCTCCAAACTGAACGTGGACAGCAAGCGCATTACGGTTGGGCAGGTGAGTGAGGGCATGTTCCAGGAGTTCATCGCCATTGATGGTACCGTGGAGCCGCTCAAGTCGTTTTACCTGGACATTACCGAGGGCGGCCGCGTGGAGAAGATCTATACCGACGACGGCCGCATGGTGGAGAAAGGCGACACGATCCTGAAGCTCTCCAACACCACGCTGCAGATCGACTTCATGACCCGCGAAACACAGCTTTACGACCTGATGAACGAGCGCCAGAACTCCGAGATCACGATGAAGCAGGACCTGATCCGCAAGGAAAACGACCTGGCAGAGATACAGTATCAGTTGGCCCTGGCTAAACGCAAGTATGAGCGCAACAAAATGTTGATCGCGGAGAAAGTGATCTCGCGGGAGGAGTATGAGGCCTCTAAAGATGAGTTTGATTACCTGACTACCCGCAAGACCCTGGCCGAGCGCTCTGTGAAGCAGGACGCCCAACTGATGAACGATCGCCTGAAGCAGCTGGATGAGTCTATCCGGCGCATGGAGGCTAACATCGGCATGGCCCGCAACACGCTCAACAACCTGTATGTGACCGCCCCCTTCACCGGGCAGCTCTCTACTTTAAAGGCTGAGGTGGGCGAGTCGAAGGCGCCGGGTGAGAACATTGGCCAGATCGACGACCTGAACGGCTACAAAGTAAAAGCCAACATAGACGAACACTATATCTCCAGAATCCACCCCGGCCTGAACGGCACATTCGACTTCAACGGCAAGAGCTACAAAGTCACCGTGGCGAAGGTGTTCCCGGAGGTGCAGAGCAATACCTTCCAGGTGGATTTGGAGTTTGCAGATGGCGCACCGGCAGGCATCCGCCGTGGCCAGACGCTGCAGGTAAAGTTGAACCTCAACGATGGGGCGCAGGCTATACTTCTGCCGCGTGGCGGCTTCTACCAGAGCACCGGCGGCAACTGGGTGTTTGTAGTGAACGAGGCCAGCGGCAACGCCGAAAAGCGCAGAATTAAACTGGGACGCCAGAACCCGAACTATTACGAGGTGCTGGAGGGCCTGCAGCCGGGCGAAAAGGTAGTGCTCTCCTCCTACGACAGCTACGGCGACATAGACCAGTTGGAACTGAAGTAA
- a CDS encoding ABC transporter permease, giving the protein MLQNYLKIAVRNLLRNKVYSAINIVGLAIGVASCILIYLFVQDELSYESHFSKSDRIVRLVGEVVFEGHKDEFAVTPPALAPAVSQFSDIAALTQFYQAGKQTIWYDNQTFSEEDLIFADSAFFKVFDYNMLAGDPATALNAPRTIVLTEELANKIFGGVEQAMGETLQFSRDSYTVTGVYRNPGHSHIKASGLLSKATQDARTSADDRNNQWFNLNNFTYVLLHDKEHIPALQQQVDNLAKNRVNPWIKENQLNAHMNFFVQPLQDIHFDNRFKHDLNPHGNLSYVYIFSAVAVFLLLIASINYMNLATARSAKRAKEVGLRKVVGADRSQIIRQFLGESVLLTLIAVLLALALVQIFIPSFNNLTEKNFSSDFFLQWEFGLVLVTIVLLVGVVAGSYPAFFLSAFKPADVLKSDKQPRGGSATLRRALVVLQFSISLIMIIGTIVVFAQMHFLKNSELGFNKEQVMVIDVPGGDSTLVQRLPIIKQKLLQNPNVLQVSNSYSIPAELTSRTLMLVEQGDKMVEKTIDIIAVDYDFIPLMGIEMQAGRNFSRDMKTDQSEGIIINEAAAKWLGWSDPVGKKVETGDESITGADARVIGVVKDFHMNSLHTDVQPLAIRLIPQSPGYLLARLAPEEQANTISFIEQQWRLFDQRHPMEYFFLDEHFDAQYRAEEKMLTVFGYFAGLTIFIACLGLFGLASFTAEQRTKEIGIRKVLGSSTGNIVLLLSKDFALLVVVAIVLATPVAWYGMSQWLQDFAYRIELSWWIFALAGILALVIALATVSFQAVKAALLDPVKAIRTQ; this is encoded by the coding sequence ATGCTACAGAATTACCTCAAAATAGCTGTCCGCAACCTGCTGCGGAACAAAGTATACTCGGCCATCAATATTGTGGGGCTGGCTATCGGGGTGGCTTCCTGTATCCTTATTTACCTGTTTGTTCAGGACGAGCTGAGCTACGAGAGCCATTTTAGCAAATCAGACCGCATTGTGCGCCTTGTGGGCGAAGTGGTGTTTGAGGGACACAAGGACGAGTTTGCCGTAACACCCCCGGCACTGGCGCCAGCCGTAAGCCAATTCTCCGACATCGCGGCACTGACGCAGTTTTACCAGGCTGGTAAGCAAACCATCTGGTACGATAACCAAACCTTCTCAGAAGAAGATCTGATCTTCGCCGACAGTGCCTTTTTCAAGGTGTTCGATTACAACATGCTGGCAGGAGACCCAGCCACGGCCCTCAATGCCCCCAGAACCATCGTTCTGACCGAAGAACTGGCCAACAAAATATTTGGCGGGGTGGAGCAGGCGATGGGTGAGACCCTGCAGTTCAGCCGCGACTCCTATACGGTAACGGGTGTGTACCGCAACCCGGGCCACTCGCACATAAAGGCCTCCGGGCTACTCTCTAAAGCGACACAGGATGCGCGCACCAGCGCAGACGACCGGAACAACCAATGGTTCAACCTGAACAACTTCACCTATGTGCTGCTGCATGATAAGGAACATATCCCTGCACTGCAGCAACAGGTGGATAACCTGGCAAAGAACCGTGTGAATCCCTGGATAAAGGAGAACCAGTTGAACGCGCACATGAACTTTTTTGTGCAGCCCCTGCAGGACATCCACTTCGACAACCGGTTTAAGCATGACCTTAACCCGCACGGCAACCTGTCTTATGTTTACATTTTCAGCGCAGTGGCAGTTTTCCTGCTCCTGATAGCAAGTATAAACTACATGAACCTGGCCACCGCCCGCTCGGCCAAGCGCGCCAAGGAAGTGGGCCTGCGCAAGGTAGTAGGGGCCGACCGCAGCCAGATTATACGCCAGTTTCTGGGCGAGTCGGTGCTGCTGACGCTGATCGCAGTGCTTCTGGCGCTGGCACTCGTGCAGATCTTCATCCCGAGCTTTAATAACCTGACCGAAAAGAACTTCTCTTCCGATTTCTTTCTGCAGTGGGAGTTTGGGCTAGTATTGGTGACCATTGTGCTGCTGGTGGGCGTGGTGGCAGGAAGCTACCCGGCCTTCTTCCTCTCTGCCTTTAAACCGGCCGACGTGCTGAAGTCAGACAAGCAGCCCCGAGGCGGCAGCGCGACATTGCGCCGGGCACTGGTGGTGCTGCAGTTCAGCATCTCGCTCATCATGATCATTGGCACCATCGTCGTGTTCGCCCAAATGCACTTCCTCAAAAACTCCGAGCTGGGCTTTAACAAAGAGCAGGTAATGGTAATTGATGTGCCGGGAGGTGACTCTACGCTGGTACAACGCCTGCCTATCATCAAGCAGAAGTTGCTGCAGAACCCTAACGTGCTCCAGGTATCTAACTCCTACAGCATTCCTGCCGAACTTACCAGCCGAACCCTGATGCTGGTGGAGCAAGGTGATAAAATGGTGGAGAAGACAATCGACATCATTGCCGTGGACTACGACTTTATACCCTTGATGGGTATAGAAATGCAGGCAGGCCGCAATTTCTCCCGCGACATGAAAACAGACCAGAGCGAGGGCATTATTATTAACGAAGCGGCTGCTAAATGGCTTGGCTGGAGCGACCCTGTTGGCAAGAAGGTAGAAACCGGCGATGAAAGTATAACCGGTGCAGATGCCAGAGTTATAGGTGTGGTAAAGGACTTCCATATGAACTCTCTTCATACTGATGTGCAGCCTTTGGCTATACGCCTCATTCCACAGTCACCTGGTTATTTGCTGGCCCGCCTTGCGCCGGAAGAACAGGCAAACACCATCAGCTTTATCGAGCAGCAGTGGCGTTTGTTTGATCAGCGGCACCCCATGGAGTACTTCTTCCTGGACGAGCACTTCGACGCACAGTACCGCGCCGAGGAGAAAATGCTGACCGTGTTCGGCTACTTCGCTGGCCTGACCATCTTCATTGCCTGCCTTGGGTTGTTTGGACTGGCCTCGTTCACGGCCGAGCAGCGCACTAAGGAGATCGGCATCCGCAAAGTGCTGGGCTCCAGCACAGGCAACATCGTGCTGCTGCTCTCCAAAGATTTTGCCTTGCTGGTGGTGGTGGCCATTGTGCTGGCTACCCCGGTAGCCTGGTACGGCATGAGCCAGTGGCTGCAGGACTTTGCCTACCGCATCGAGCTGAGCTGGTGGATCTTTGCCCTGGCCGGCATCC
- a CDS encoding ABC transporter ATP-binding protein — MIDTQNLQKKYVTDTVETTALAGVDLKIKRGEFVAIMGPSGCGKSTLLNILGMLDSPSAGSFKFQGQEVANVSERQRAKLRKQNLGFVFQSFNLIDELTVEENIALPLAYLGHSKSEMAKRSLQAMERMGIAHRRNHFPQQLSGGQQQRAAIARAVVSEPALILADEPTGNLDSVHGREVMQLLSELNDAGTTVVMVTHSPTDAEYAHRIVNLFDGQIVTENLNVKRHAAELL, encoded by the coding sequence ATCATCGACACGCAAAACCTGCAGAAAAAGTACGTTACCGATACTGTAGAGACCACTGCCCTGGCCGGGGTAGACCTGAAAATCAAACGCGGCGAGTTTGTGGCCATTATGGGCCCATCAGGCTGCGGCAAATCTACGCTGCTCAACATTTTGGGTATGCTTGATAGCCCATCTGCCGGAAGCTTCAAGTTCCAGGGCCAGGAGGTAGCCAATGTATCGGAGCGCCAGCGGGCCAAGCTGCGCAAGCAGAACCTGGGCTTTGTGTTCCAGAGCTTTAACCTGATCGATGAGCTGACCGTGGAGGAGAACATCGCCCTGCCGCTGGCGTACCTGGGCCACTCCAAGTCTGAAATGGCGAAGCGCTCCCTGCAGGCTATGGAGCGCATGGGCATCGCACACCGCCGCAACCACTTCCCGCAGCAGTTGTCGGGTGGCCAGCAGCAGCGTGCCGCCATTGCCCGGGCCGTAGTTTCAGAGCCAGCCCTTATACTTGCCGACGAACCTACCGGTAACTTGGACTCAGTACATGGTCGTGAGGTAATGCAGCTGCTTTCGGAGCTGAACGATGCCGGTACTACGGTGGTAATGGTAACACACTCCCCTACTGATGCGGAGTACGCCCACCGCATCGTGAACCTCTTCGACGGCCAGATCGTGACCGAAAACCTGAACGTAAAGCGCCACGCTGCAGAGTTATTGTAA